GTGATTGGACCCGTCTTCCGTCTGTCTGGATGTTTGattaactttttttcctttgaatCGCTGCACTCTTTGTCTGATTCATCAGTAGTACTGTCATTCGGTTGTTCtgactcctcctcttcatctttcTGTCTGCCTGTGGTTTCTGCCTGCAGCAAGGGTTTGCCTTTCCTGCTGTCATTCTTCAATCTTTCAACCTGCAGCAACTCTTCCTTGTCCAGAGCTGTCATTTCTCTCCACCTCTCTCCCTGGTTGGTGTGTGTTGGTTTATATGGCTCCGCTTTTACTTTACTAACACGCCTGGGCACCGCAGCCCGTACTTCTCCCAGCTCCTCATCCAACTCATCCACCCCGCTATTCGTTGtgatttttaatttcccagtaaTTAATCCTCCTGTTTTTTCTATGCCGTCTAAATCACTTAGTACGAACTGTCCTGATTCATCTCGATTGTACGGTGGGGGTCGATAGTCTGTGTTATTGATGGGTTTCTTATTCGCTTCGATCTTGAAGTATTGTAACACGTCATATTGATCAGCGTCCCTCAGCTTTCGGTTAATATGAGTCAGTTcgtgttttttccttttattacgCAACTCCACGTCCACCTCATCACAGCATTTTGCGCTGAAACTGCCTTCTAGTGGCCAGCGATTCTGCCCGGCGGTCATCTTATGCCATTTTTTCATGCATTGTGAAATCGTTCGTTTGTTAGATGGGTGCGTTATCATTACTATATCCTTTGGAGAGGGCTTGTCACCGTGTTTAGTCGCAGTTGTCCCCATGACTGCACAGTTCACAGTATCCTTTTAGGTCTGTACCCACCCTGTCAAAAACCCAAACTtcccttctttttatttatttatttattttttctattatCTCCTTTATTTTCACCGACAataatatatgtgtatattgtCCACTCTGCCTTGCTCTTAATCAATGCAGACCTTCTTATTTTATCAGCGATTCTATACTTAATGTTTGGCGTCAAGAATTTATTTCGCTTCTAtcctttaattaatttattttgcttTGTATTGCATCCCTAATTGTTCCATTAATATTCGTCTATGTTCTACCCTCTCAATTCAttccatttatatatatatatataattccaTGTATTCACACAGATCCTCTGTGctaatatttatatttctatTATTTAGTTATCTAATCACACTATCTATAGCAGGATTCCACAGTCTTTCCGTCCAATCCTAGTTATGttctttcaaacgtattatacATTATTATATGCCATCAGCGGTTTTCACAGATTTCTCCGGCCGGTGAGAAACATGTGAaactatatataaaaaaaaatcttcaaacGCTCCTCAACTCTCCGCACCCcggagagagaaggaaaaaataaaaccacttTTCAAACACTAAATAGCAACTCTTTTAAATCATAATCTTCTTCACAACTTTAAATACCAAAAACTTTTCCCAACACTAAaacaaaaactcatctcttcacAACTTCAAATACAAAAACTTTGTCCAACACTAAAACAAAAACtcttttaaatcataatttcgataacttcaaatcccaaaaactttgaacttcaaatcccaaaaacttaaataataattttttataacttcgaatcccaaaaacttaaataataattttttataacttcgaatcccaaaaactttgtacttcaaatcccaaaaacttaaataataattttttataacttcgaatcccaaaaactttgtacttcaaatcccaaaaacttaaataataattttttataacttcgaatcccaaaaactttttCAAACACTTAAACAGCAACTTCCGTATAAACACATTAAATCAACCACTATTGTTTAAATCATAATCTGTTGTATACATTCCCAGTGGTACTTTTTTCCACAGACCCAAACCTCAGAGCAGGTACTCGGAACTGATTCTGGGCAGGTACTTCTTTCCCGTTCTGTTAGAATTATACACACAGCCGAtaactaaaattaaaaatccGTGCCAcaccaagaaaagaaaaaaaacaaataaactcgAAAACTTTTTCataacttcaaatcccaaaaactttgaaCATCAAATCCCAAAAACGTAAATCATAATTTGTATAACTTCAAATCCAAAAAACTTTGTActccgaatcccaaaaacttaaatcataattttatagcTTCAAATGccaaaaactttgtattccgaatccctaaaacttaaatcataattttataacttcaaatcccaaaaactttgtattccgaatcccaaaaacttaaatcataattttataacttcaaatcccaaaaactttgtattccgaatcccaaaaacttaaatcataattttatagcTTCAAATGccaaaaactttgtattccgaatcccaaaaacttaaatcataattttataacttcaaatcccaaaaactttgcattccgaatcccaaaaacttaaatcataattttataacttcaaatcccaaaaactttgcattctgaatcccaaaaacttaaatcataattttatagcTTCAAATGccaaaaactttgtattccgaatcccaaaaactttttccaacattaaaacaaaaactcatctctttaatATCCACAATTAAAATCTCCGTACcatggagaaaagagaaaaaataagacCGAAAACTTTTTTAAACACTTTAACAGCTGCTTCcgtaaataacattaaatcaaCTACTAATATCTATTGGCCATATTCATTCATccatatattctaattttgtggAAAAACACCAGCCAACACTGTCTATTAAAATTTATTAATTTCTTATAGGTTCTttgggaggggaaaaaagccgACCGTTTCTGACCGTTCTCTCATCCCCCAGACTCACGGGGCGAGGAGACTTTCAGTGAGCGCACGCCGCGGCTTTACTGAATAATTCTTCAGCCCGGTTTCTTAGCCCGGCCCGGCGCGGAACCCGCTCCTCCGCAGAGGCGCGCTTTCTCCGCGGAGGACAGCCCCCGCCTCGGGTCAACgccactatatatatatttttccaaGGAAAAAGTtccttatatattttttttttttttttccaaattccctttatttgttttttaacacCGCGGGGCGTGTGATCGCTTCGCCGCGGAGCGGGGCGGAAGATATCctgccctttttttctttttctttaattattattttttctaaaCCCCGTCTCTGTGTCTAAAAAAGGCGGGGCGCTGCGCTCCCTCCTCCAGCTCGCCTCCCCGAGAgaatgagagagaaagaaaagaaaaaagaaggaagaaaacttgatattaatatttttttcctacCTTTCTCTGCGTATCAGACCGTAAAACCGGTTGACAattatcctcctcctcctgtatGTGGCTCGCCAAAATgtagaatataaaaataattgaTAATCCAATAGACCTACGTCCAAGTTTTTCTAAGTGTTTAATCCCTTGGTCCAAggttcaaagaaaaaaacacaagtcAAAGTTTTGGCTGGTATCCGTCCACAAAAATACTGTGAAGGTTCTTTATTGTAAAAAAGTACAATCCAAAAACAATCCTCACAGGAGAGTGGTCTGCTCACGGTCCCAAAACACTCTGAAATTTTATCTCCGAAACCACGGCTTTTATAGGAAGATAAGAGACATATGAcaataaatgcattattttcACCATACCCATCTGTTCCTACTACTTTGAAGTTCTTGTTTATGTTCCCTTTATCATCGCTTAGATAACTGCCACATAGGAACCTGAAGCTTTGGTGCTCATTTACAATCATCTTCATTATTTCGCCTCTCACTTGCTTCGCTTGCAGTTCACTCAAGGTCATACCCTCCTTTGTCTTTCCTTTGAGGCACAGAGCATTTTCCCAGCACCCTTTTCCTCCTTATTTTTTACTAGTCTAAATGAttaaatgaatatatataaaaatgattatatatataaaaatggttatataaaaatgattatataaagatgattatataaaaatatccactacaacctatcccaggccggcgagggaacgcgggtgatgtgggaccccctcccgcccctggtgttgagtgcatgtgattaatgccataaaaacagggagggggagggccaagtatcgatttgacaccccccccccctcccgaactacgtgtccttgtcaaatgtatttgaaatgtaaatgtagcaaagccggccctggtagGACACCCacgttcccccaccggccatccagtagacgggggccggccctccgagccgggccagggccccaccgtacctccacgggcgcccccggagcccccagacggagggggaaacggtccaacatcccccccattcatactgacaacataagacatagacacgtgggaatggtgccaccccgccgccgcgcccgcccgtgcaccccccggtcaggggaggcccgatccccggacagAAAACACTTGACcttcccaagagacttttaaacTTGTCTACGCCCGAATATATAATATAGATGTAGACTGTTGGCAGGGCATTAGTGAATGggattcaaattcaaaagtatttttattcatgtaatgacaacctctgaataaacatttccatttggaGATTAATAACTTTATTCTTATGTTAATATATTGAATGCAACACAATACTTTTAACGGTCAAGgaattaacaataataataacttagGCTCATCAGTAGTAGTGACAATGAACATATAATTTTAAATGAACATGAAACACCTTAAATTGGCTTCAAATCGGACAAAACCAAATAAACTTCACCTCAATAAATGAAAGATCCAAAGGTACAAATTATCCATGCTGGGTTCACTGAGTTAGTCCACAAGCCCTGAACAAAGGATGCAACACTTAAGACAGCCCAGTTTTCAGGCCGTGTCTTTGTGGTGCTGCAATGGTTCACAAACTTTTTTGCCAGGTCTTTTGTACACAACAGAATTTTCGagccccgacacacacacacacacacacctgcaatttattttatatattgaacatatgtgctAAAAAATTGTCcagctctgtaaaaatagattttcaacctgaccagctcacagagattgaaacaacaacaatacaaacaacggccaaaatctgaacatttgctctacaaaaatTACACCATTAATCTCCACATCTTTTCAGTGGAATTTCTATAAAAAATGTATGATTTTGTTTTGAGGATGGGTAGCTTTACCCCTTCACACTTTTGTTTTGACATATTGAGATTTTTTATGTGAATGTTTCTGGCTGTCAAGAGCCATTGATAACAGAACATGCTTAACATAGCACTCAGACATAAAACTCTTCATTGTTTCACTGCGATCATGACAGAAAGCACTTGATTTGAACTGAAAAAGGATTTGTAAGGTCAACCAACAACCGGATCtaagtctttttctctttccttacagaaacataaagccaaagagagaaaaaataggagGGATAAAGTCATCACCACTTCACCAGGTCTGAAGGTCCGAAAGAGGATTCATACTGAAGGGAAGCCGTACACCTGTGACCAGTGTGGGcaagcttttaccacatcaagtatTTTAAGGCGTCATCAGTGtatccacactggagaaaagccgcacaagtgtgatcagtgtggggcagcttttacagAACAAAgtagtctaaggagtcatcagcgtattcacactggatttaagccgtacagatgtgatcagtgtggggcagcttttaccatgtcaggtcatctaaggagtcatcagcataTTCACACCGGagaaaagccgtacaaatgtgatcagtgtggggcagcttttacccaacaaggtagtctaaggagtcatcagcgtattcacactggggataagccttacagatgtgatcagtgtggggcagcttttacccaacaaggtcatctaaggagtcatcagcgtatccacactggggataagccttacacatgtgatcagtgtggggcagcttttacccgacaagaTCATCTAAGGACTCATcggcgtattcacactggatttaaaccttacagatgtgatcagtgtggggcagcttttaacATGTCAGGTAATCTAatgcgtcatcagcgtattcacactggagaaaagtcttacaaatgtgatcagtgtggggcagcttttacccgacaagaTCATCTAAGGACTCATCGGCGTCTAAGCCGTCATCAGCTTATTCACACAAGATAAAAAATTATGTCTGGTATCAGcgggggcagcttttactcggAAAGCTCCGTTAAAGGTACCAATTTAGACATGTTATGttctgagaaaaaaattaatctttagttttgttttcaatttcaactgaaaaatgtgtttatcttaaaggggacctattatggcatttaatgtatattttaaacaggccttgaatgtcttaaaaacaatctaaagcttgtttttttctacataaatcagaaattcagcctgatctttgcatgggcaattacttagcccatgcaaagatcatacttgtagacaaatataaataacatagaaaacttaacgtcacttaccgctgactcgtgtgcagttgccgggtctgtactgttggaactgatccttttatgagggtaaatgttgatgcaaaacctcatttttactgtcccctcgttgctcaaacagccaccgcttctaaacaagcGGAGCTCCAGCCAGCTGAGTTATCCATAGACATCATATAGAACACCAGACTGAGCATTGGCTCCTGGATCCGAGAAAcagcgccgccatcttggagtGGTGAACGTCAAGCTTACAACAACACCACTGCTATTATAAGTGTGTAGTTTCATATTTAATTTAGCTAACCTTGATGGATGTGtgggcttatatatatatatatatatatatatatatatatatatatatatatatatatatatatatatatatatatatatatgaaattagacaaattgctatgtggtaaactatgtatcttactgaattctgttgttgatgtgatcatgaatcttacatagaacggggcgggactttgataagcgtcagcttctcccgtacccttttcgtcatgtgctgagtatgcaatgtataatgttctggagatgaaatgtgtctatataaacatgccgaaataaacgaaataataataatatatacacacacacagacacagacacacagtactcgagttgtaaaaaaaaaaaaaacatcaggggggatggtggattttatcatatggggacagaccattgttgctgattacaaataatataatatattacaaataatagcagtgaccaaaacagctgcagaaatactgcaggaatgacatagcagcagttaaatgcagccttctgtaagctttaaatatccactgggcttacatcaaatacatcaaaacacaacaataaaaaacacttttctgaacttatcaatatgactctgtccttcacaggataagtaaaatggatcactgcaaaaactctaaatcttaacaagaatatttgtcttatttctagttaaaatgtctttttttagtaaaaaaaatctcattacacttaaaacaagactcatcactggaaaaaacaacaattttcacgttcagtttcaagtagatttttttgcttgtaataagaagataaatcttgtcccactggcagatttgtctactaatttcaagtgaaaatttacttgaaacagatgaaaattgtcaaatttatttttctggtgatgactctaaatgttgaaatagcagtaaaaccacattcattgatgaaatgatataagggatggaaaggagggatggcagttttacaggggggatgatttggaccgtttttatttcagtggggggatgccgtccccccttatgccccctcaactccagcactggtatgtatatgtgtgtgtgtgtgtatgtatatatatatatatatatatatatatatatatatacacatacacactgtatgtatgtatatgtatatatatacacacacatacacactgtatgtatgtatgtatgtatatatatatatatatatatatatatatatatatatatatatatatatatatatctccagTGTTTAAGTGTGTTACGTTGTGCAAAGTTGCAAAGTATGAACAATAAACATTAAATCCTGccaaaccatgtttttttttttttatcagtgctTCACGGATGAtattaaaaacacataaaaacgaGTGTTATTTAGCGACATATTGTTAATTAAATGTGCTGACTGTTCATTGCTCCAATTAACCCGGTTAAAGTCCATTATACTGAATGGAGCGAATCACCACTCCAACATGGCGGCCCCGCGTTACGTTCCGCCCATGAGCGGTTACGTTCGTTGCTCAGTCTAGTGTTCTATATGATGTCTATGGTTGATATGGCAGCAACaagtattttatgttttttgtcatGGTGGGactctattaaaaaaatatatctaattaattagaggcTTTGTAATTATTAAATCAGAATTAAtcaaatatcaatatttgacaggagaagcaacatttttcaatttaaatggattttggtaTATGACTGAATCATTAAATTGACACATAAATGAGCTCAAACaacaaatgtgtttattttgataactgAGTGTTAACATAAAGTGCAATATGAATAATAGGAATATGATTGCATTGTCCACAAGGCACAAACTTAGATTCAAGTTAGCTATATTCAAGCTTTTACACTTTCAAGTACATTCCAGAAAAGTGGATACTGAACATTGCAAAATAGTTTTGCAATAATCCTTGGCATGAAATAAACAGACCAACAGTTAAACATAAAGTGTCCCTTCTACCATaaatggttttaaaaaaccACAGTAACAAAAATGACCCATCAACTGATGACAGCCCCTCCTATTCTGCCATTGTCCTGAGCTAAATATCTTTGCAACATACAGTAGGCCATAACAGTTTGATCAGCATTAGTGTGACTTAACAGTAACAACCAACCCATTGGCCTGGCATCACAATACTTCTTCTCCTCCtatttctccctctttttcagcCAGTTGCTGAGACAAACAAGAATGTTGGCATTTTCAGAGCTGAGGGCTGCCCTCTTCTTTCCAACTATGTTACCTGCAAGTGAGAAAAGTCTCTCACAAGGGACAGTTGTGGCAGGGCTAGCCAAATATTTGCGGGCCAGGACAGACAGTTGCGGATGGGCCCCTGCATGAGTTGACCACCACTGCAGTGGGCAGGGTGTCTCGCTGATGGTGGGTTCTGCTCTGTAGAGGATCAAGGCACTGCTAGGCCCTACATCATCATCAGAATCAGAGTCTGACGCACACAGTAGGAGTCTCTTCTTCTTTGCTGGCTCCTCCGGCTCTGGAGTAGCACTTTTGGATTCTGTTTGCAGCAGTGTCTCAAGGCTGGTCTACACCCCTTCTCGCTCTCCTTTGGGGAGacgttttaaaggggacctattatggcatctaatacctattttaaacaggccttgaatgtcttaaaaaaaagtttttgattgtttttgctaaataaattagaaattccgcctctatatatatatatatatatatatatatatatatatatatatatatatatatagattatTGATTGTTGCGCTGCTGCACTGTCGGTACATCAAAGCTgtcacaattttaataaatgtattaaaatgaacatatcagtctgttgaatttcattttattattaattaacaaagttcttctcctctctgtcgagtcgctctctctgcagctcctattTCACCTCCCGGACAacttctctgtcaaaacacagcaattaaaagtagttatttcatgaaaatacaacgaactcccgatatataacgttgtcataacactttttaatcgttgtccttacactaaattgaattaaaaaagttaTATAATAACGTTACttacttttgtattgcacttgtgttttcacattaaagctttgaaaaaaaagcgcTTCCCAGAACTTccggttttcccttgtttttgagtgaatccagactaccgctgcctgctggtatggaggggaattacctctcacgcatgcgcagaacgtacgtgctagtcagGCCGTCGGGTGTCGTCTTTGTAGTGTGTTCAAAGAGCCCGACACAGCCCCacacagcccgacacagcccgacgCGAGCCAACACAGCAGTCGGCAGGGAGCGGGggaagtcgggttggtgtgtcaagACCTTAAACAAAATATCATTTAACCATTTTGTCTCAAGTAAAGCAAATAACTTATCActaattgaagttattgaacagGTTAAGTTATTactatacatatactgtaatcCAACCTCTTCAAATAATGCAAATATTCCTTTAGCCCATGGCGAGAATAATTATAATAACCATccttgttataataataataataatttttttttttttttgtcctgccgGTGGAGGCCCAAAATGTGTGTGTCATCCGTCCTGCGCAAATGCTGGGCTGCTTCTGCCAGCTTGAGAGGGaagataaatgcatttaaatgcagaaaaatatgtgtccactagagtgcaaatacatgcatttaaatgcagtaatgtatatgtccactagagggcaaattagtcattttaatgcaggaattaatgtgtccacaagagggcaaataaatgcatttaaatgcagtgattAATATGTCCAGTAgacggcaaataaatgcattaaaatgcagtaaTATATATCTCCGCTAGAGGGCtaataaacgcatttaaatgcagcaatTAATCTGTTGATTATggagcaaataagtaattttgatGCAGTAATTTaggtgtccactagagggcaaataaataccgtacatttaaatgcagtaatttatatgtccactagagggcaaatacttcaatttaatgcagtaacttatatgtcagctagagggcaaaaaatgcatttaaatgtagtaacttttatgtccactaaagggcaaataagtcattctaatgcagtaattaatatgtccactaaagggcaaataagtcattctaatgcagaaattaatatgtccactagagggcaaaaaatgcatttaaatgtagtaacttttatgtccactaaagggcaaataagtcattctaatgcagaaattaatatgtccactagagggcaaataaatgcatttaaatgcagtaattattaTGTCGAGTATGGAGCAAATAAGTAatcttaatgcagtaatttatatgtccactagagggcaaatacatgcttttttttctgcacacatattaatggttaatatcatgctggtaagaacctaaggcatgtatatgtgcattgttaatacaaaatatatatgatTATATATATGATGAGGCGCacatcgagcactggaaatctgtaaaaaaaacaaaacagacatgaaaCAAGCACGGAACCGGTAGacacacgagcagcaaccgtcccaggtCCCGTGACCCAATCACAGCTAGGAGAAGACTGATGATTTTTCATTTGCAGATATTCTGGTGTGATTGCTGCAGTGTGATTAGTCTATTCTTTTGAGTGATAGTATAATGATCGAAAGGGTGGAATGGAATAAGGGAAAATGTATTTTGACCTTATTAAATGATTCTCTGTCACACCACAGTCATGCCCGCATACTCATATCTCATGCTACATTTAAATCATGCATACATACTCATCTGCATACATCATTCACATATCTTCATATCTACATGTTATGTACATGTCAGATGAACACCACATTAGTCTATATGCACTCCATATAGTGTAGTGATCTGATATTTTTAGATGATAATCATACAGAAATTAACCAACATAAAGCTTCACACAGAGTCTTTGAAGAAATCCAGATCAGCAGAATAACAAGAGGACACATGTGGCCGCATCATGCAGTAAAGCTCTGATTACATTTACCATTAAGTTTACCGTTAGCATAGCAACGTAAAACATACTGTATGCCAACGCTTTTTTCTTGATTTGGTCCCTTTTCAGAATGTGACATGGTAGTCACTGAAATCTAATGCTTAAGTGTCTGCTCAGTTGCTTTTGACTCAATATTAAAATGTAGTGTTAAATAAAGGGAATTGTTCAACAGAATGAGGGCAGTACAACACAGACTTCACTTATCTAGTGTGAATCAGCTGAACAAAATACAGATGTCATGGTCATTTTAGAATTATTGCAGGTCCAGAGGTAATTTAAATCCAGCATGAATAGTACATGGTGATAAAAACCACATGACAAACGCACTACTGTGTGACTCTTTTCTAATATTCTGACACTGATGTCTTGTTGTGAGTTTGCAGTGAGCAGGAAGCTGAAATCAAGCAGGCAAacaaacttttttatttaaatggaacaatggaacataaactggtgaaaaatcaaatttaaacacatttttcagttgaaactgaaaacaaaactccagttctttttttcagaacaACATAACATGTCTAAATTGGTACTAAATTGGTTTAACTGAGCTCTccaagtaaaagctgccccacactgatcacagacatatttttttatctagtgtgaatacgctgatgacgccttagatgaccttgttgagtaaaagctgccccacactgatcacatctgtaaggcttaaatccagtgtgaatacgctgatgactccttagatgaccttgtctggtaaaagctgccccacactgatcacatctgtaaggcttctctccagtgtgaatacgctgatgactccttagatcaCCTGAcaaggtaaaagctgccccacactgatcacatctgtaaggcttaaatccagtgtgaatacgctgatgacgccttagatCACCTGACAAggtaaaagctgcctcacac
This window of the Cololabis saira isolate AMF1-May2022 chromosome 21, fColSai1.1, whole genome shotgun sequence genome carries:
- the LOC133421854 gene encoding zinc finger protein 239-like; protein product: MDQDQDQIQDQIQDQIQDRGQNQDQESSSRTKADSSSAGLQKHKAKERKNRRDKVITTSPGLKVRKRIHTEGKPYTCDQCGQAFTTSSILRRHQCIHTGEKPHKCDQCGAAFTEQSSLRSHQRIHTGFKPYRCDQCGAAFTMSGHLRSHQHIHTGEKPYKCDQCGAAFTQQGSLRSHQRIHTGDKPYRCDQCGAAFTQQGHLRSHQRIHTGDKPYTCDQCGAAFTRQDHLRTHRRIHTGFKPYRCDQCGAAFNMSGNLMRHQRIHTGEKSYKCDQCGAAFTRQDHLRTHRRLSRHQLIHTR